From the Euphorbia lathyris chromosome 6, ddEupLath1.1, whole genome shotgun sequence genome, one window contains:
- the LOC136231959 gene encoding uncharacterized protein, translated as MEIVYLLCSFIYSCFTSITLSLLLLVRVILTRLRSLFTTSPPSVDNLATPSVSLYEGTVWHERRHPICHSFRYSVRYALFDLDSSYLPPPDHLSADEARRLAVTDGPVFLLTIPPSVGYEQNPLSLYYCYDLEGSIRKLKKCIAEVTNTPWAERVTFVFNPNSDLVAKPLHVSPFMDMLGNWRIRASDPRESLSVFISVQHQDFGDYFTATLKAKRIPASLVSDHDLFFWLMPHKVAVWIYWHALKLWWKNVKFIQHPRYSNPIYRGEAQQRDQKLECSDKDKYLQSGFCPLNFTDRDYRKRQFKWRDAK; from the exons ATGGAAATTGTGTATCTGCTGTGCTCATTCATATATTCGTGCTTCACTTCCAtaactctctctctcctcctccttgtGCGTGTTATCCTCACGCGCCTCCGCTCTTTATTCACCACTTCCCCTCCTTCCGTTGATAATTTGGCGACACCCTCTGTTTCTCTCTATGAAGGAACTGTCTGGCATGAGCGTCGCCATCCCATCTGCCATTCATTTCGCTACTCTGTTCGTTATGCGCTTTTTGACCTCGACAGCTCCTATCTACCACCGCCCGACCATCTTTCGGCTGACGAGGCTCGCCGTCTAGCCGTTACCGATGGGCCAGT TTTTCTCCTGACGATACCTCCTAGCGTGGGATATGAACAAAATCCTTTAAGTTTGTACTATTGCTATGACCTCGAAGGCTCTATTCGGAAGTTGAAGAAGTGCATTGCCGAG GTAACAAATACACCATGGGCAGAAAGAGTCACATTTGTTTTCAATCCAAACTCGGATTTGGTGGCAAAACCGTTACATGTCAGCCCATTTATG GATATGCTGGGGAATTGGAGAATCAGAGCAAGTGATCCTCGGGAGAGTTTATCTGTGTTCATTTCGGTCCAACACCAAGATTTTGGTGACTATTTTACAGCTACATTAAAAGCTAAAAGAATTCCCGCATCCTTGGTGTCAGATCATGATCTGTTCTTCTGGTTGATGCCTCATAAAGTGGCAGTATGGATATATTGGCAT GCCCTTAAGCTGTGGTGGAAAAATGTGAAATTTATCCAACACCCAAGGTATAGTAACCCTATATATAGGGGGGAAGCACAACAACGTGATCAAAAACTTGAGTGcagtgacaaggataaatatTTGCAGTCTGGATTTTGTCCACTAAATTTCACTGACAGAGATTATAGGAAGCGTCAGTTCAAATGGAGAGATGCCAAGTAG
- the LOC136232701 gene encoding pyruvate dehydrogenase E1 component subunit beta-3, chloroplastic translates to MATIFQGLGSATAITPSNSFDSKKLHFASRRSLSERKGGYIVVRSDANLNLSLVSNSRGRRTEQLITNAVATKPDSSAASTASKPGHELLLFEALREGLEEEMDRDPHVCVMGEDVGHYGGSYKVTKDLATKYGDLRVLDTPIAENSFTGMGIGAAMTGLRPIVEGMNMGFLLLAFNQISNNCGMLHYTSGGQFKIPIVIRGPGGVGRQLGAEHSQRLESYFQSIPGIQMVACSTPYNAKGLMKAAIRSDNPVILFEHVLLYNLKERIPDEEYICNLEEAEMVRPGEHVTILTYSRMRYHVMQAAKTLVNKGYDPEVIDIRSLKPFDLYTIGNSVKKTHRVLIVEECMRTGGIGASLTAAITENFNDYLDAPIMCLSSQDVPTPYAGTLEEWTVVQPAQIVTAVEKLCQ, encoded by the exons ATGGCTACTATTTTCCAGGGTTTAGGAAGTGCTACGGCTATCACACCTTCCAATTCCTTCGATTCTAAGAAATTGCACTTCGCTTCTCGTAGATCCCTCTCAG AGAGGAAAGGAGGTTACATCGTTGTCAGATCTGATGCGAATTTGAACCTCAGCTTGGTTTCTAATTCAAGAGGTCGCAGGACTGAGCAGTTGATTACCAATGCTGTTGCA aCAAAGCCTGATAGTTCTGCAGCTTCGACTGCATCTAAACCAGG ACATGAACTTCTACTTTTTGAGGCCTTAAGAGAAGGCTTGGAAGAAGAAATGGATAGAGATCCCCATGTTTGTGTCATGGGTGAAGATGTGGGTCATTACGGAGGTTCTTACAAGGTGACAAAAGACCTGGCTACGAAATATGGAGACCTCAGAGTTCTTGACACCCCTATTGCTGAAAACTCCTTCACTGGCATGGGTATTGGAGCTGCCATGACTGGCTTGAGGCCAATTGTTGAGGGTATGAACATGGGTTTTCTTCTTCTAGCTTTCAACCAGATCTCAAACAATTGTGGCATGCTACACTACACATCAGGTGGCCAGTTCAAGATACCCATAGTTATTCGAGGACCTGGTGGAGTTGGCCGGCAACTTGGAGCTGAGCACTCACAACGGCTTGaatcttattttcaatcaaTTCCTGGAATCCAAATGGTAGCATGCTCCACTCCTTATAATGCTAAGGGGTTGATGAAAGCTGCAATTCGAAGTGACAATCCGGTGATACTGTTTGAGCATGTTTTGCTTTACAACCTGAAAGAGAGAATACCTGATGAAGAATATATCTGTAATCTGGAGGAAGCTGAGATGGTTAGGCCTGGAGAGCATGTCACCATATTAACCTACTCCAGaatgagatatcatgtgatgcAGGCTGCCAAGACCTTGGTAAACAAAGGTTATGACCCTGAAGTGATTGATATCAGATCGCTGAAACCTTTTGATCTCTACACAATTGGAAATTCAGTGAAGAAGACACATAGGGTGCTGATTGTGGAAGAATGCATGAGGACTGGTGGCATTGGTGCCAGCTTGACTGCGGCTATCACAGAAAATTTCAATGACTATTTGGATGCTCCTATTATGTGCTTGTCTTCACAGGATGTGCCGACCCCCTATGCCGGAACACTGGAGGAATGGACCGTGGTTCAACCTGCTCAGATTGTGACAGCAGTTGAGAAGTTGTGCCAGTAG